The proteins below are encoded in one region of Bacillus alveayuensis:
- a CDS encoding SecD/SecF fusion protein (product_source=KO:K12257; cath_funfam=1.20.1640.10; cog=COG0342; ko=KO:K12257; pfam=PF02355,PF07549; smart=SM00471; superfamily=82866; tigrfam=TIGR00966,TIGR01129; transmembrane_helix_parts=Inside_1_6,TMhelix_7_24,Outside_25_257,TMhelix_258_277,Inside_278_278,TMhelix_279_301,Outside_302_304,TMhelix_305_327,Inside_328_352,TMhelix_353_375,Outside_376_384,TMhelix_385_407,Inside_408_454,TMhelix_455_474,Outside_475_569,TMhelix_570_587,Inside_588_593,TMhelix_594_616,Outside_617_620,TMhelix_621_643,Inside_644_676,TMhelix_677_699,Outside_700_702,TMhelix_703_725,Inside_726_747): MVKRGRFIAFFLILILLGSLIGMTTKNITKDITLGLDLQGGFEILYEVEPANPGDQIDRAVLVHTVDALNKRANVLGVSEPNIQIEGDNRIRVQLAGIDNQNKAREILSTQAELTFRDANDVEMLNGSDLVEGGAKQSFDEQGRPNIIVKLKDAEKFKKVTEHVLKMAPENQLVIWLDYEEGDSYKEERLKENPKFISAPNVNEVFNTSEVTIEGQFTIEEAKEIASLLNAGALPVKLNEIYSTSVGAKFGEQAMEKTVFAGLIGIIAIYLFMMFFYRLPGFVAAITLSAYIYFILVVFNWMNAVLTLPGIAALILGVGMAVDANIITYERIKEEIKLGKSIRSAFKSGNRRSLLTIVDANITTLLAAAVLFIFGTSSVKGFATMLIVSIVVSFLTAVYLTRILLSLLVNSRFFDKKPHWFGVKKEDILDIAKTNKDTDVPTRFDHLNFVKHRKAFFLFSSFMIIAGIIVLLVSKLNLGIDFTSGTRIEVMADHSLTAKEIEKEYKEIGLEPNEIVISGSDNEIGVARFVGVWNQKTIAQVKEHFQDKYGNEPNVSTVSPTVGKELARNALIAVLIASVGIIIYVSIRFEFYMAIAAIAALLHDAFFIIAFFSIARLEVDITFIAAVLTIIGYSINDTIVTFDRIKENVKKKKRLKTMADIEEVVNKSLQQTFTRSINTVVTVLISVVALLIFGSSSILNFSIALLVGLISGTYSSLFIAAQLWLVWKGKQLKKKLASKQEEPKAEI, from the coding sequence ATGGTAAAGCGAGGACGCTTTATAGCTTTTTTTCTAATTTTAATTTTACTTGGAAGCCTTATTGGCATGACGACGAAAAATATTACGAAAGACATTACACTTGGCCTTGACCTCCAAGGCGGATTTGAAATTTTATATGAAGTGGAGCCAGCTAATCCCGGTGATCAAATTGACCGTGCCGTTTTAGTACATACAGTTGATGCCTTAAATAAGCGTGCGAACGTTTTAGGTGTCAGTGAACCGAATATTCAAATTGAAGGAGATAATCGGATCCGTGTTCAATTAGCAGGAATTGATAATCAAAATAAGGCACGAGAAATCTTATCAACACAGGCCGAATTAACATTTCGAGATGCAAATGATGTAGAGATGTTAAACGGATCAGATTTAGTGGAAGGAGGGGCAAAACAATCTTTTGATGAACAAGGAAGACCGAACATCATCGTCAAGTTAAAGGATGCTGAAAAATTTAAAAAAGTAACGGAGCATGTTTTAAAAATGGCTCCAGAAAATCAGCTCGTCATATGGCTTGATTATGAAGAAGGGGATTCCTACAAAGAAGAGAGACTAAAGGAGAATCCAAAATTTATTTCTGCACCAAATGTTAATGAAGTTTTTAATACATCGGAAGTGACGATTGAAGGTCAATTCACGATTGAAGAAGCAAAAGAGATTGCGAGCTTATTAAATGCTGGGGCATTACCAGTAAAACTGAATGAAATTTATTCAACGTCGGTTGGGGCGAAATTCGGAGAACAAGCAATGGAAAAAACGGTTTTTGCCGGTTTAATCGGAATTATCGCCATCTATTTGTTCATGATGTTCTTTTATCGTTTACCAGGATTTGTCGCTGCTATTACGCTATCAGCTTACATTTATTTCATTTTAGTCGTATTTAATTGGATGAATGCCGTACTGACTTTACCTGGTATTGCAGCTCTTATTCTTGGAGTTGGAATGGCAGTTGATGCAAATATTATTACATATGAGCGGATTAAAGAAGAAATAAAGCTTGGCAAAAGCATTCGTTCTGCTTTTAAATCAGGCAACAGAAGATCGCTTTTAACAATCGTAGATGCGAATATAACAACATTGTTAGCTGCAGCTGTATTGTTTATCTTTGGTACGAGCTCTGTAAAAGGGTTTGCTACCATGTTAATCGTGAGCATTGTTGTCAGCTTCCTAACGGCTGTATATTTAACGCGCATTCTTCTTTCTTTACTTGTCAACAGCCGCTTCTTTGATAAAAAACCGCATTGGTTTGGGGTGAAAAAAGAAGACATCCTTGATATTGCCAAGACCAATAAAGACACTGATGTGCCAACCAGATTTGACCATTTAAATTTTGTCAAGCATCGCAAAGCCTTTTTCCTCTTTTCGTCCTTCATGATCATAGCAGGAATTATTGTTTTGCTTGTGTCCAAATTAAATCTAGGCATCGACTTTACTAGTGGTACACGAATAGAAGTGATGGCTGATCATAGCTTAACGGCTAAAGAAATCGAAAAAGAATATAAAGAAATTGGATTGGAGCCTAATGAAATTGTCATATCCGGCAGTGATAACGAAATTGGGGTTGCACGTTTTGTTGGGGTTTGGAACCAAAAAACCATCGCTCAAGTGAAAGAGCATTTCCAAGATAAATATGGAAATGAACCAAATGTAAGTACTGTATCGCCGACAGTCGGAAAGGAATTAGCAAGAAATGCGCTGATCGCTGTTTTAATTGCATCCGTTGGGATTATTATTTATGTATCGATTCGTTTTGAATTTTATATGGCCATTGCTGCCATTGCTGCGCTCCTGCACGACGCCTTTTTCATTATCGCCTTTTTCAGTATAGCAAGATTAGAAGTGGATATTACGTTTATAGCAGCTGTATTAACGATTATCGGTTATTCGATTAATGATACAATAGTGACATTTGATCGAATAAAAGAAAATGTAAAGAAAAAGAAACGACTCAAAACAATGGCAGACATCGAGGAAGTCGTGAACAAAAGTTTACAGCAGACCTTTACAAGATCCATTAATACAGTTGTGACCGTTCTCATCAGTGTTGTGGCCTTGCTTATTTTTGGAAGCAGCTCCATTTTAAATTTTTCCATTGCGCTTTTAGTTGGACTCATTTCAGGAACCTATTCATCCTTATTTATCGCGGCACAACTTTGGCTTGTGTGGAAGGGAAAGCAGTTAAAGAAAAAATTAGCCTCTAAACAAGAGGAGCCGAAAGCAGAAATATAA
- a CDS encoding hypothetical protein (product_source=Hypo-rule applied; pfam=PF13797; superfamily=46938) → MDHHPADQFRDHVKPFLISKMEEFCLLGYDKITDEELWTFLKAKKWKKIEGLKVHQIAADILSVKVTDFMNFTTIEAYKNGNTFDRKDAQRLLKDLI, encoded by the coding sequence ATGGATCATCATCCAGCAGATCAATTTCGGGATCATGTCAAACCTTTTTTGATAAGTAAAATGGAAGAATTTTGTTTACTTGGATATGATAAAATAACAGATGAAGAATTATGGACATTCCTTAAAGCGAAGAAGTGGAAAAAAATAGAGGGATTAAAGGTGCATCAGATAGCTGCTGATATTTTATCAGTAAAAGTGACAGACTTTATGAATTTTACAACGATTGAAGCTTATAAAAATGGAAATACATTTGATCGCAAAGATGCCCAACGTTTGTTAAAAGATTTGATCTAA
- a CDS encoding stage V sporulation protein B (product_source=KO:K06409; cog=COG2244; ko=KO:K06409; pfam=PF01943,PF14667; superfamily=81540; tigrfam=TIGR02900; transmembrane_helix_parts=Inside_1_11,TMhelix_12_31,Outside_32_40,TMhelix_41_63,Inside_64_83,TMhelix_84_106,Outside_107_120,TMhelix_121_143,Inside_144_162,TMhelix_163_180,Outside_181_183,TMhelix_184_206,Inside_207_243,TMhelix_244_266,Outside_267_280,TMhelix_281_303,Inside_304_322,TMhelix_323_345,Outside_346_354,TMhelix_355_374,Inside_375_386,TMhelix_387_409,Outside_410_413,TMhelix_414_436,Inside_437_448,TMhelix_449_471,Outside_472_480,TMhelix_481_498,Inside_499_517), with protein sequence MSKQTFLKGTMILIIAGLITRVLGFVNRIVVARMIGEEGVGLYMMAVPTLVLVITITQFGLPVAISKLVAEAEAEGNQSKVKKILAVSLTITGTLSIIFTPTVVLLAPKLSTTLLTDSRTLYPLLAITPVIPIVAISSVLRGYFQGKQNMKPAAYSQVLEQMVRITLIAIFTKAFLPYGIEYAAAGALFSSVIGELISLLYLFAMFQFKKRVNIRKRFFQAVKNGKDTFVQLMSIALPTTGSRLIGSIAWFFEPIVVAQSLAIAGISTSLATKQYGELTGYALPLLFLPSFITYSLSTSLVPAISEAIAQKKRKLAEYRLRQAFRLSLVTGGLAVVLLYVFANPVMLFMYGSDHAAIFIKVMAPFFLFYYFQGPLQAALQALDLAKAAMMNSLLGAIVKTGLIFILATRPQLGIMGAALAIVTGIMLVTLLHYATVLKVIQFTIYTRDYVYSLLVMIISGLIGTYVYHHLFISELKLSTLFVSVFITSFSYFLLLLLFKLVEKDELKRIPILKKMMK encoded by the coding sequence ATGTCAAAGCAAACTTTCTTAAAAGGAACGATGATCTTGATCATTGCGGGTCTCATTACGAGAGTGCTAGGATTTGTAAACCGGATTGTAGTAGCCAGAATGATAGGGGAGGAAGGTGTAGGCTTATATATGATGGCTGTACCAACATTAGTCCTTGTCATTACGATTACTCAGTTCGGTTTACCAGTTGCAATCTCAAAGCTTGTCGCTGAAGCAGAGGCGGAAGGAAATCAAAGTAAAGTGAAAAAAATATTAGCTGTATCCCTTACGATTACTGGAACCCTTAGTATAATATTTACCCCAACTGTTGTTCTTTTAGCGCCAAAGCTTTCCACTACATTGTTAACCGATTCTCGAACTCTTTATCCATTACTTGCTATTACACCAGTCATCCCTATTGTCGCCATCTCATCCGTTTTACGGGGGTATTTCCAGGGAAAACAAAATATGAAGCCTGCCGCCTATTCACAAGTACTTGAGCAAATGGTAAGAATCACCCTTATCGCGATTTTCACAAAAGCATTTTTACCTTATGGAATTGAATATGCTGCTGCAGGAGCGTTATTTTCTTCCGTGATCGGTGAACTCATATCTCTACTCTATTTATTTGCCATGTTTCAATTTAAAAAAAGAGTGAATATTCGCAAACGTTTCTTTCAAGCAGTCAAAAATGGTAAAGATACGTTTGTTCAGTTAATGAGCATAGCTCTTCCAACCACAGGCAGCCGTTTAATTGGTTCAATTGCCTGGTTTTTTGAACCAATTGTTGTGGCGCAAAGCTTAGCGATTGCAGGCATAAGTACATCACTAGCAACAAAACAGTACGGAGAGTTAACAGGCTATGCTTTGCCGTTGTTGTTTTTACCATCTTTTATTACATATTCATTATCCACCTCTCTCGTTCCCGCTATTAGTGAAGCAATTGCGCAAAAAAAGCGAAAGTTAGCCGAATATCGATTACGGCAAGCCTTTCGTTTATCCCTTGTAACAGGTGGTTTAGCTGTTGTCCTTTTGTATGTATTTGCTAACCCGGTTATGTTGTTCATGTATGGCAGTGATCATGCCGCCATTTTTATTAAGGTGATGGCACCATTCTTCCTTTTCTATTACTTTCAAGGTCCTCTTCAAGCAGCTCTTCAAGCTCTTGATTTAGCAAAGGCAGCCATGATGAATAGCCTATTAGGAGCCATTGTAAAAACAGGTCTCATTTTTATTTTAGCAACAAGGCCGCAATTAGGCATTATGGGGGCCGCTTTAGCGATTGTAACTGGCATTATGCTAGTAACACTCCTTCATTATGCGACCGTATTAAAAGTCATTCAATTTACAATTTATACACGTGATTATGTTTACAGCTTACTCGTCATGATCATAAGCGGGCTCATCGGCACGTATGTATATCATCATTTATTCATTTCGGAACTAAAGCTCTCTACCTTATTTGTATCCGTTTTTATCACATCGTTCAGCTATTTCCTTCTCCTTCTTTTGTTTAAATTAGTCGAAAAAGATGAACTAAAACGCATTCCAATATTAAAGAAAATGATGAAATAG
- a CDS encoding putative integral membrane protein (product_source=COG5416; cog=COG5416; pfam=PF06305; superfamily=90123; transmembrane_helix_parts=Inside_1_4,TMhelix_5_23,Outside_24_42,TMhelix_43_65,Inside_66_104), which yields MKKQWALILALLLMLIVSIFAVINGDPVEVHYLFGTARWPLVLVIIGAAFMGAVTIMAFGIFRFLSLQRELKKLQKENQSLKSKLHQFEEKPPIKDEQMNFPSS from the coding sequence ATGAAAAAGCAATGGGCGCTCATTTTGGCACTTCTATTGATGTTAATTGTTTCGATTTTTGCCGTTATTAATGGAGATCCTGTTGAAGTCCATTACTTATTTGGCACTGCACGATGGCCATTAGTGCTTGTGATCATAGGGGCTGCTTTCATGGGGGCTGTAACCATTATGGCATTTGGCATCTTTCGCTTTTTATCATTACAAAGAGAATTGAAAAAGCTGCAAAAAGAAAATCAATCTTTAAAAAGCAAGCTTCATCAATTTGAAGAAAAACCGCCTATAAAGGATGAACAGATGAATTTCCCTTCAAGCTAA
- a CDS encoding adenine phosphoribosyltransferase (product_source=KO:K00759; cath_funfam=3.40.50.2020; cog=COG0503; ko=KO:K00759; pfam=PF00156; superfamily=53271; tigrfam=TIGR01090), whose protein sequence is MDLKKYITIVPDFPKEGIQFKDITTLMDNGEAYKYATDQIVQYAREKEIDIVVGPEARGFIIGCPVAYSLGVGFAPVRKEGKLPRETIKVEYGLEYGKDALTIHKDAIKEGQRVLITDDLLATGGTIEATIKLVEQLGGVVAGIAFLIELSYLEGRKKLEGYDIFTLMKY, encoded by the coding sequence ATGGATTTAAAAAAATATATAACAATCGTACCAGATTTTCCAAAAGAAGGCATTCAATTTAAAGATATTACGACATTAATGGATAATGGTGAAGCGTATAAATATGCAACAGATCAAATTGTTCAATATGCACGTGAAAAAGAGATTGATATCGTTGTTGGACCAGAGGCTCGAGGTTTTATTATCGGATGTCCAGTCGCTTATTCATTAGGTGTTGGCTTTGCACCAGTTCGAAAAGAAGGTAAGCTTCCTCGTGAAACCATTAAAGTAGAGTACGGACTTGAGTATGGAAAAGATGCCCTAACGATTCACAAAGATGCGATTAAAGAGGGACAGCGTGTATTAATTACGGATGATTTATTAGCAACAGGAGGAACGATTGAAGCGACAATCAAACTTGTCGAGCAACTAGGCGGAGTTGTTGCAGGCATAGCCTTTTTAATTGAATTATCTTATTTAGAAGGACGCAAAAAATTAGAAGGATATGATATATTTACATTAATGAAGTATTAA
- a CDS encoding single-stranded-DNA-specific exonuclease (product_source=KO:K07462; cath_funfam=3.40.1360.10; cog=COG0608,COG4199; ko=KO:K07462; pfam=PF01368,PF02272,PF10141; superfamily=64182; tigrfam=TIGR00644), with translation MLQSKMRWNRLDEHCDNIEYLNELSKSLNLTPLVVSLLVNRGIQTIEEAHRFLYIEEQPFHDPFLLDEMDLAVRRIHRAIEKNEPIMVYGDYDADGVSSTTIMLIALKRLGANVDFYIPNRFTEGYGPNEEAFLKISEQGYKLIITVDTGIAAIKEASLAKELGMDLIITDHHEIGPTLPDAYAIIHPKKEGSLYPFKDLAGVGVAFKVAHALFGHVPEDLIEIAAIGTIADLVPLYDENRLIAKKGIKHLRTSTRPGIQALFRAAGVKQSEVDENTIGFAIAPRINAVGRLQSADRAVHLLLTDDDAEAGVLAKEIDQLNKERQHLVNVMTEEAIKEIEKNFPLEDNPVLVVAKENWNSGVIGIVASKLVEKYYRPTIVLSIDPETRLAKGSARSIEGFDLYENLSLSRDILPHFGGHPMAAGMTLEEKHIPELRKRLIHLAREQLTKEDLIPVKAVDVECPLENITVEAIEQLQLLSPFGVSNPKPIFLIEDVNILNMRRIGSDGTHLKMILESNHYEVDSIGFGYGDLVEEISPLSKVSVVGELVINEWNNRRKPQILLHDIAVRHWQLFDFRGKPIEQVISKLPNENVLFIAFQENTLPFVKGMENVYLIHDEEGIQKLNLHHQHLVLLDMPPSVMMLDSILQRGKPKRIYTIFYQHSDHFFSTVPTREHFKWYYAFLAKKSPFDLKKYGEELAKHRGWTKEAIYFMSKVFFELEFVTIKDGVISLNKSTIKRDLSESKTYQAKQQQVELEQLLLYSSYQQLKDWFDQKFVNHQESKRKNEHQKEKIY, from the coding sequence ATGCTTCAATCAAAAATGCGCTGGAATCGCTTAGACGAACATTGTGACAATATCGAGTATTTGAATGAACTATCTAAATCTTTGAATCTTACACCTTTAGTAGTGTCTCTTTTAGTTAATCGTGGGATCCAAACGATTGAAGAGGCACATCGCTTTTTATATATAGAAGAGCAGCCGTTTCATGATCCGTTTTTATTAGATGAAATGGACCTGGCGGTTAGAAGAATACATAGAGCGATTGAAAAAAACGAACCTATTATGGTTTATGGAGATTATGATGCAGATGGTGTAAGCAGTACAACAATTATGTTAATTGCTTTGAAAAGGCTTGGGGCAAATGTTGATTTTTATATTCCAAATCGGTTTACCGAAGGGTACGGACCTAATGAGGAAGCTTTTCTTAAAATATCCGAACAAGGTTATAAGTTGATCATTACGGTAGATACAGGAATTGCAGCAATCAAGGAAGCAAGCCTAGCGAAAGAACTCGGGATGGATTTAATTATTACTGATCACCACGAAATTGGCCCAACGCTACCTGACGCCTATGCGATTATTCACCCAAAAAAAGAAGGGAGTTTGTATCCGTTCAAAGATTTAGCTGGTGTTGGTGTAGCTTTTAAGGTTGCTCATGCTTTGTTCGGTCATGTTCCTGAAGATTTAATCGAAATTGCTGCGATTGGGACTATTGCTGACTTAGTTCCATTATATGATGAAAATCGCCTCATTGCTAAAAAAGGTATCAAGCATTTACGAACATCAACTAGACCAGGGATTCAAGCATTATTTCGTGCGGCTGGGGTTAAACAGTCTGAAGTTGATGAAAATACAATCGGATTTGCTATCGCACCGCGTATTAATGCGGTAGGACGTTTACAATCAGCAGATAGAGCTGTTCATTTGCTTTTAACGGATGATGATGCAGAAGCAGGAGTGTTAGCAAAAGAAATCGACCAATTAAATAAAGAGCGTCAGCATCTTGTGAATGTGATGACAGAAGAGGCCATTAAAGAAATTGAAAAAAACTTTCCCCTAGAGGACAATCCTGTGCTAGTAGTAGCGAAAGAAAATTGGAATTCAGGAGTTATTGGAATTGTTGCCTCTAAATTAGTTGAGAAATATTATCGTCCTACCATTGTGTTAAGTATTGATCCAGAAACACGATTAGCAAAAGGATCAGCAAGAAGTATTGAAGGCTTTGATTTATATGAAAACTTATCTTTAAGCCGAGATATTCTTCCGCACTTTGGTGGACATCCGATGGCAGCAGGAATGACGCTTGAAGAAAAACATATACCAGAATTAAGAAAGAGATTAATTCATTTAGCAAGGGAACAGTTAACGAAAGAAGACCTAATACCGGTTAAAGCCGTGGATGTAGAGTGCCCATTAGAAAATATAACCGTCGAAGCAATTGAACAGCTACAGTTGCTTTCACCGTTTGGAGTTTCTAATCCAAAACCAATTTTTTTAATAGAAGATGTCAACATTTTGAATATGAGAAGAATTGGTTCAGATGGCACTCATTTAAAAATGATATTAGAAAGCAACCATTATGAAGTAGATTCAATTGGATTTGGCTATGGTGATTTAGTAGAGGAAATCTCTCCATTATCGAAAGTGTCGGTTGTTGGAGAATTAGTGATCAATGAATGGAACAATCGCAGAAAGCCACAAATTTTATTGCATGATATTGCTGTACGTCACTGGCAGCTTTTTGATTTTCGTGGCAAGCCGATTGAACAAGTCATATCAAAGCTCCCAAATGAAAACGTCTTATTCATTGCTTTTCAAGAAAACACTTTGCCTTTCGTGAAGGGAATGGAAAACGTCTATTTAATCCATGATGAAGAGGGTATACAAAAGCTCAACCTTCATCATCAACATCTTGTACTGTTAGACATGCCGCCATCTGTCATGATGTTAGACTCAATTTTACAGAGAGGCAAACCAAAAAGAATATATACGATATTTTATCAACATTCCGATCATTTTTTCTCAACGGTTCCAACACGAGAGCATTTTAAATGGTATTATGCCTTTTTAGCTAAAAAAAGTCCTTTTGACTTAAAAAAATACGGCGAGGAGCTAGCAAAACATCGGGGCTGGACAAAAGAAGCAATTTATTTCATGTCAAAGGTGTTTTTTGAGCTAGAATTTGTTACAATAAAAGATGGTGTCATTTCACTTAATAAATCCACTATTAAGCGTGATTTATCAGAATCAAAGACGTATCAAGCGAAACAGCAGCAAGTAGAGCTTGAACAACTTTTACTATATTCTTCCTATCAGCAATTAAAAGATTGGTTTGATCAAAAATTTGTCAACCATCAAGAATCAAAACGGAAAAACGAACACCAAAAAGAAAAAATCTATTAA
- a CDS encoding cation diffusion facilitator family transporter (product_source=TIGR01297; cath_funfam=1.20.1510.10,3.30.70.1350; cog=COG0053; pfam=PF01545,PF16916; superfamily=160240,161111; tigrfam=TIGR01297; transmembrane_helix_parts=Inside_1_11,TMhelix_12_34,Outside_35_37,TMhelix_38_60,Inside_61_72,TMhelix_73_95,Outside_96_114,TMhelix_115_137,Inside_138_156,TMhelix_157_176,Outside_177_179,TMhelix_180_197,Inside_198_307), translating to MAKDRFKQAEFAAIIGVVGNIVLAIVKGVVGVISESKALMADAVHSASDVAGSLAVFIGLRVAKEPPDEDHPYGHGKAESIAAIIVAVLLFIVGIEIGKSSVESFFQEAEAPKPIAIFAVVLSIIVKELMFRYKFYIGKKINSDAVIVNAYEHRSDVFSSIAALVGIVGSIVGGYVQIDWLIYLDPVAGLFVSILVMKMAWRLGAESIHDTLDHVLHEEDTEILKQTVLEDEDVKRIDELHAREHGHYVIIDLKISVDPHMTVEEGHRVGKRVKNKLMSHENVRDVFVHINPYFTNSKNEEKKEESS from the coding sequence TTGGCCAAAGATCGTTTTAAGCAGGCGGAGTTTGCAGCCATCATAGGGGTGGTTGGCAATATCGTTCTTGCCATTGTGAAAGGTGTAGTTGGAGTTATTTCAGAAAGTAAAGCATTGATGGCAGATGCTGTCCATTCTGCCAGTGATGTCGCAGGTTCACTAGCCGTTTTTATTGGATTGCGTGTTGCAAAAGAACCTCCAGATGAGGATCATCCATACGGACATGGCAAGGCTGAATCCATTGCCGCAATCATTGTTGCTGTTCTCTTATTTATCGTTGGAATAGAGATCGGAAAATCCTCTGTTGAGTCGTTTTTCCAAGAGGCGGAGGCGCCGAAGCCGATTGCGATTTTTGCGGTAGTTCTTTCAATTATCGTGAAGGAATTAATGTTTCGATATAAGTTTTACATAGGCAAAAAAATTAACAGCGATGCTGTTATCGTGAATGCGTATGAGCATCGTTCTGACGTGTTTTCATCGATTGCCGCTTTAGTCGGAATTGTTGGATCTATTGTTGGCGGCTACGTTCAGATCGATTGGCTTATTTATTTAGATCCAGTCGCAGGGTTATTTGTCTCTATACTTGTAATGAAAATGGCTTGGCGCCTAGGGGCGGAATCTATTCATGACACTCTTGATCATGTTTTGCATGAAGAAGATACGGAAATTTTAAAACAAACTGTGTTGGAAGATGAAGACGTAAAAAGAATTGATGAACTTCATGCACGAGAACACGGACATTATGTTATCATAGATTTAAAAATTTCAGTTGATCCACACATGACGGTTGAAGAGGGTCATCGAGTTGGAAAGCGTGTAAAAAACAAATTAATGAGCCATGAAAATGTCCGTGACGTTTTCGTTCATATTAATCCATACTTTACTAACAGCAAAAATGAGGAAAAAAAGGAGGAATCCTCATGA